One part of the Desulfonema ishimotonii genome encodes these proteins:
- a CDS encoding DUF2157 domain-containing protein, with translation MKLSKEDFQWAVDENIITAEQRDRLWEGLLKRKGDRPKFDMPHVLYYFGAMIVISAMTWFMTTAWEEFGGGGIFIISVIYALCFVLAGHTLWFRNRLKVPGGLLFTLAVCMTPLAIYGLERFTGIWPAGDPGTYHDYHFWIRGSWIFMEIGTVMAGLVALRFVRFPFLTAPIAFSLWYMSMDLTEIFFGTGFGWDERLWVSLWFGMAMLIFSYLIDHRTLDDYAFWGYLFGMLAFWGGLSLMKSDSELSKFFYCVINLLLMALSVFLQRRVFIIFGALGVFGYLGHLAYRVFEDSLLFPFALTLVGILIIFLGIRYQKKQERIEQMILSSVPERLGYLLPTNRRRRDSDN, from the coding sequence ATGAAACTTTCAAAAGAGGATTTCCAGTGGGCCGTGGATGAGAACATCATTACAGCCGAGCAGCGGGACCGGCTGTGGGAGGGCCTGCTGAAGCGGAAGGGCGACAGACCGAAGTTCGATATGCCCCATGTGCTCTATTACTTCGGCGCAATGATCGTCATCTCCGCAATGACCTGGTTTATGACCACGGCGTGGGAGGAGTTCGGCGGGGGCGGCATCTTCATCATCTCCGTCATTTATGCCCTCTGCTTTGTGCTGGCAGGCCACACGCTCTGGTTCCGCAACCGACTGAAAGTGCCGGGCGGTCTGCTCTTCACCCTGGCCGTCTGCATGACGCCCCTTGCCATCTACGGACTGGAGCGGTTCACCGGCATCTGGCCGGCGGGCGATCCGGGAACCTATCACGACTATCACTTCTGGATACGGGGAAGCTGGATTTTCATGGAAATCGGCACCGTCATGGCCGGACTGGTGGCCCTGCGGTTTGTCCGGTTCCCCTTTCTCACCGCGCCCATCGCCTTTTCCCTCTGGTACATGTCTATGGACCTGACCGAAATTTTTTTCGGCACCGGATTCGGATGGGATGAACGGCTGTGGGTATCACTCTGGTTCGGGATGGCCATGCTGATTTTCTCCTACCTCATCGACCACCGGACCCTTGATGACTATGCCTTCTGGGGATATCTGTTCGGAATGCTCGCCTTCTGGGGAGGCCTGTCCCTGATGAAAAGTGACAGCGAGCTGTCCAAGTTTTTCTACTGCGTTATCAACCTGCTGCTCATGGCCCTGTCCGTTTTTCTCCAGCGCCGGGTCTTCATCATCTTCGGGGCACTCGGCGTGTTCGGCTATCTGGGCCATCTGGCCTACCGGGTCTTTGAGGATTCGCTCCTCTTCCCCTTTGCCCTGACCCTCGTCGGCATCCTCATCATCTTTCTGGGCATCCGGTATCAGAAAAAACAGGAGCGCATCGAGCAGATGATTCTTTCATCCGTGCCGGAGCGGCTGGGCTACCTGCTGCCGACAAACCGCAGGCGGCGGGATTCTGACAACTGA
- the rrtA gene encoding rhombosortase, with protein MIKNTVFAAPDFSREREPEMRTGGMAAIFRQQPDLWGLFFMLAVANFHIITGNFGHSLPLIFLPDAVLSGQWYRLLTYPFVHISWYHMLLDAGAFFLLYTGLKETRIPVKLLYVGVCSAFSLLFAICCSPMIGTLGLCGLSGIAHGLMAISALEMTGEPEHYHAGLISLLAVTGKSLYEIISGNVLFGFLQLGLCGTPMAACHFGGVIGGVLIFGMMGKREN; from the coding sequence ATGATAAAAAATACGGTTTTTGCAGCGCCGGATTTCAGCCGGGAACGCGAACCAGAAATGCGCACTGGCGGAATGGCCGCCATATTCCGGCAACAGCCCGACCTGTGGGGCCTCTTCTTCATGCTGGCCGTGGCAAATTTTCACATCATCACCGGGAATTTCGGCCACAGCCTGCCCCTGATCTTCCTGCCGGACGCGGTCCTCTCCGGCCAGTGGTACCGGCTTCTGACCTACCCCTTTGTGCATATCTCCTGGTATCATATGCTGCTGGACGCCGGGGCCTTTTTTCTCCTCTACACCGGGCTGAAAGAAACGCGGATTCCGGTAAAACTGCTGTACGTTGGCGTGTGCAGCGCCTTCAGCCTGCTCTTTGCCATCTGCTGTTCCCCCATGATCGGCACTCTGGGCCTGTGCGGGCTTTCCGGGATCGCCCACGGCCTCATGGCCATCTCCGCCCTGGAGATGACGGGAGAGCCGGAACATTACCACGCGGGCCTGATCTCGCTGCTGGCCGTGACCGGCAAAAGCCTTTATGAAATCATCAGCGGAAATGTGCTATTCGGGTTCCTCCAGCTCGGCCTGTGCGGCACGCCCATGGCCGCATGTCACTTCGGTGGCGTGATCGGCGGGGTTCTGATATTTGGGATGATGGGGAAGCGGGAAAACTGA